A segment of the Huiozyma naganishii CBS 8797 chromosome 12, complete genome genome:
CAGTAGTCTTGTCGCTCCCGCTTTTACTTCTTTGAACCAAGTTGGGGAAGTAGCCGCCCGTTGGAATATCGTACAAGTTCAATAGTCCGTCACTGATATCACAGGTGGTAAACTCCGCCAATTCTTGACAAGCTGCGTCGTCCTCCATTTTCGCAGCAAAAGAACGTTACGTTTTACTATCTTAAACCACCGCAGCACAAGTGCGCTCTCCCCATTCATATCTTGAGCTGCAAGCAACCCTATCTGTCTTATATGAGACTTTACGGAAGTGACAAATTTTCTACTGAGATCCGCATAAAACATTGTATACGCAAACTAAGGTACTCTTATTGGCTGGGTTTCTTATTTGACATAATCGATTCTGCTTTGTAGGTTAAGACTTCTAGATTTACATAAGACTATACATAATAACAGCACTGTTCAGGGATTGCGAGACGTGCCGAAGGAGAAGCTATGGCAACGGTGGTGGAGGAGGTATCCCCGTAGTTGGTGGCCCTTGAGTATCCTCTTCGTCAGAGGAAACAGATTCGGGAATGGATAGATCTGCGTCATCATCGTTAGCCTCGTTGGTTCCCTCAGTTGATGAGAGTAAAggtggtggcggtggtATCCCTCCTGGAATGTTCGAGCCCATGTTTGGCACGGGAGGTGGTGTAGGCACAGCTGGAACTGGTGCAGACACGTCTGACACTAGAGGTGGAGGTGGGGCAAGTGGGACCGCATCGGTTGAGACAAAAGGTAATGGTGGTGCCACAGGCACAGGTGGTGCAGCACCGGGGACCGATACATTCACTGTCTCTGCGGCATCAGCATTTGGCGCCGGCTCATTAAATCCACTAGGGATGGGTGGAGCTACTGGAACTGCAGTCTGTGGTAAAGGTGCATTCTTACCGTCGTCATGATCGGAATCAGACCACCCATCGTCATCACCATCGTCCTTCGTGTCCAGTTTAGGCGGAGGTGGGATATGGTTTACCGAATCAGGACCCTTGGGAACAGATGGTGCCATAGAGACAGGCTGAGAGGTTGCAGTAGACGATGCAGCATTCGCATTGGCATTTTGAGCGGCAGGCGCCACCTTGTTCCCACTTTTATCGTTGTCATCGGACCATTCGTCCTCACTGTGATCATCGAGTCCTCTCTGTATCCTTCTCTGCGCCTCCGCTGCTCTAGCATCAAAAGACGACGTAGCGGAATTCGCTGGCTcctgtttgaagaaggggTTTCTCTGCCTATCGGTACCAGCATTTTGTGCGGGGGCCGCATTCACTGGAAACTGCGGCTTATCGTTACTGATTCTGTCTTGAGCACCTTGTGTTGTACTCTCAGCAGGTTTGGCCTTGTCAGGTGAAGACAAGTTTTCTTCCGCTTTGGCCTCTTCGAGTTGTCTACGTAGTTcaagttttcttttctgctTCTCGGCTgtctttttcaacttcaattgTTGCAGCTGTTCTCTTAGTTGcttttcctcttcatcttcaCTACCGCTCTCATCCTGTGCCTCTGGTTGCACCCGTTCTACTGAGCCAGATTGCACAGGTTTTGTAATCAATTGAGGAGTAGAGACCGGTGTTGAGTGatcgttcttctcttctATAAACGGGGTGGAGTCTACGTTTTTGTGAGACACTTCAGAATTATTTCTCGACCGACCCCCTGGACGGCGGTCCAACCCAAATTTggccagtttctttttcatcCTCTGTTGCGCTTGCTCCTTCAGGTAGGCTGCTCTATCCTCTGATGTTTTGAACTGAGAGTAAGAGGGTGTGGAAGGTGCGCTAGAATCGACCGTAGAAGATGCACTTTGTTGAGCAGAGGAGATGTGTGCTGCATTCAGCCTTTCAATGAACTTACGGACTTCAGGCTCCAGACCAACGCCAAACTCCCATCTTTGGAAGCTCGAGTTATCATTGCCGATATTCTTACCATATAGTGATGACTTGAGCGACGCAGATATATCAGATATTGAGCTCCTGATGTCCGCAATAATCTCCAAATTCTTCGAACTCTCACTTCTGATCTTagcaatttcttcttcatttcTGGAAGAGTTGCCGTCATCTGTTTCAGGGACGGATTTACCTGTCAGAGCAGCCATTCTTGATTTTAAAAGAGCTCTGCTTTGGgcttttcttctttcacTGTCCGTGCCCTCTCCACCTGGATTCCGAGATTTGCACAATTCAATCTTTGCACTCATAATATCGGTGTCAACTTTAGCAATATCCGAGAATAGAGAAGGAACTTTGTAAACGATACTATAGAATCTCTCCTTCAAGGTACCAGGAATGGAAGAATTGTCGTCAGCAGTGGTAAATTTAGGACTTCCAATCTTGTCACATAAGGAATGGATTGCATTCAGCTCATCTTGCAAAGTCGTCCCGGCTGATTGAGATGTTCTTTGGGATGTTGGCTTCTTCAGtggttcttgttcaatGACTGGGTTTGCGGCGGCTAAGGAAGCTTGATTAATCGCAGGGTACTTCGATTCAATATTTTCGGAAGAGGCAACGGATGCTGTGGCAGTTGGTGTTTTCTGGGTGTTTACCTCTTCTTGAGACTTGGAAGAGTATACTTTCCGCCGGTTTTTGAAATTAGGTAAAGTATCCGCATCgtcgttgttcttgtagcTCAAAGCATCAATTTTAGAGGAACTGTTGTTACTGATGGAGTTAGATGTTTTCAGCTGGCTTTTCAAATTATCCAAAATCTGAGTACTTGGTGGAACTAAGCTTGGGGGTAGCTTGGTTGGTAAAGTTTTGCCGTCCAACTTCCTATACACCAAGTGCATCCCAAGTGCAAATTCTTGTCTGTTCAACTGTCCACTGTTATTGATGTCACATAAATTCCAAATATGCTCCAGGTCGCCTCTGTTCAACCCAGACTTTCTGAAGATTTCGACAGCTGTTGGGGAGTCTAGTACACCTTTATTGTTCGTGTCATACGTTTCAAATATCTTGTAAAATAGAGATTTTTCATTTGGAGTAATTacatcctcctcttccgcTAATACCTGGTTATTGTTTCCCATTTGGTTCACAAAGTTAGCTTGGGAGTAGATTTCATTATTACCAAAACCAGTCTTTTGGGCAACAAGAGGGACTGTGGGGTTAAAGTTGGATGGTGGGTAATAACCAGTTGCTTGTGGCTGTAGCTGAGCCTGCTGTTGGTTGAAACCCTGTCCAAAAGATAACTGAGGCATCATCATACCGCCAGTGGTGTTCGGGGCCATGGAACCATACCCACCAGTAATCTGGGCTTGCATGGGATTAGATCCTGTCAGCTGTGCATTCAGGGCTCCAAACGATGTTTGAGGCATCATTACACCGCCCGTTGTTTGTGCCATCATAGGTCCTCCTGTAGTCTGGCCCATTACTGGTCCTCCAGTAACCTGCGCTGGCATACCGAAGCTTGTTTGCGGCATGTAACCTGTGGATTGAGGGTTCATCATCCCGCCAGTCATCTGTCCCTGTAATGGCATCCCAAAGCTGGTATGTGGCATTAGACCTGTTGGTTGAGGCTGCATAACTGGCATACCCGCAGTTATCATTTCGTCAAATGGAGTCTTGGTCGCATTAGCACTTGCAGCAATACTCACGTTGATGGCATCAATAAAACTGGACACTTCATTCTTCGTCTTAGTATCTAGTTCGTATGGGATTGAATCACCTTGTAAAACATCGTTGATCAGGTGCATAGCCAGCGCAAATTCAGGGAATAGTAGTTCACCGGCCCTGCTCGTGTCACAAAGAGCCCAGATCTTGGCCAATTGAGAGGGTTGCAACCCTGATTTCAGTAAAATGGCTCGGCAGTCTGATCCAGTAATGGTGTTTGATCCCGGTTTGACTATAGACCTGAAcaaagtttcaaacttAGCCTGATCATTGGCAGTGATGAAAGACAATCTCATTGCAGGAatcttgatctctttgtTAACCCCATTGTTCGCAAAAGAGTTAACAAAACCAGTAGCAGTGGGCTTCAGTGGCTCTAGTGGAACCTGCGATTGCTGGATATAAAATCCTGTTTGTTGTGGTAACAGCGGTTGTAGAGACGTTTGGGAAGTTAGCTGAGGTTGCTGGATTTGAGGCTGCTGGATTTGAGGCTGTTGGATCTGAGGTTGTTGGATCTGAGGCTGTTGGATCTGAGGTTGTTGGATCTGAGGTTGTTGGATCTGAGGTTGTTGGATCTGAGGTTGTTGGATCTGAGGTTGTTGGATCTGAGGTTGCTGCATTTGAGCTTGTTGGCCTTGGTTTTGCATACCCCCAAAGTATCCAGTTCCTTGCTGTTGCATTGGCTGCATCCCTGTTTGAAATTGAGATTGGCCAATATCTTGACTCTGGTTTGAGAATCCAGTTGGGGTGGCTACGTTGGAcccctgctgctgttgataaAAGCTGCCTGTCATTTGAGGATTGGACACATTTGGAGTCAAATTGTTGCCAAACCCGGACTGCtgaggttgttgttgttgcataCCACCATATAAATTCTGGACTGTCTGTTGAGTCTGCTGGCCCGTTGGAGCCATATTCATGAATTgtggctgttgctgttgctgttgctgagGCTGAGCCTGTTGGGGTGCTTGTTGCTGCGGTTGTTGGTAGTAAGGGCTACCATTCTGGTAGGGTGGTCCCTGGTTCTGGTACGGGTTGTACATCTGCAAATCTGGCAAACCTGAGGCACAAGAAACAGTAATGCCAACTCCGTCGTGAGCCGTTATTCATGTAAAACCAgttcaaaacttttatcttcttcttctttttctctttctgaACGATTTATAAAGGATAGGGAGATTTCAgcaattattttttttttgatttgatCCACAGCATAAACGATATGAGTGGTTGTTATTGGAGTTTCTcaagaaacagttgaaTGGTGGTCGAAACCACGGTGCTATTTGATAAGTTGCTGAATAACAGTTTCCTTCGATTTATTCTATCTTCCTTATTACAGAACATTTACGAGATTTAAAATTGTATAAAGTGCTTTTTCGTAGGGGCTAGAAGGGGCCCAATTAAGTATcgctttctttttattcttGGGAAACAGCTGCGAGAGCGATTATCATATACAATTGGGTGAAGTAATATTCCTCTTAGTTGGGGGGGCTGTACTAGAGCTTAAGAAAGAATCAACTGGAATTACTCACATATTTACTATTCAAAGGAATATGTGCGAAAAATTCTTGTATGTGATCGTAGAGCTTACATTAAatttctgctgttgtagCAGGTGTAGTACCCAATGATGAAATGGGCGCTGTTTCTGGACAAAGGTATTTGCTTTTAAGAACCTTCGCTCAATCAAGTATGATGGTTATGTGGGAGGTTAACCAGATAAGGCAAGACGCTATTTTCCAATGTCACCACGCGGATAAGAGTGGACTACCGATTGAATAATACAAAAGAGGAACCATAGTTAATTAACATGAATTACTACTTACAGTCTGTACTATGAAATGGTACAAAACTTCCTTAGATATCCTCTCTGTACCCTGTATGTCTACAACATATATTGTCAAGGGTTCGATTTCGTTTTCAT
Coding sequences within it:
- the PAN1 gene encoding actin cytoskeleton-regulatory complex protein PAN1 (similar to Saccharomyces cerevisiae PAN1 (YIR006C); ancestral locus Anc_7.160), which encodes MYNPYQNQGPPYQNGSPYYQQPQQQAPQQAQPQQQQQQQPQFMNMAPTGQQTQQTVQNLYGGMQQQQPQQSGFGNNLTPNVSNPQMTGSFYQQQQGSNVATPTGFSNQSQDIGQSQFQTGMQPMQQQGTGYFGGMQNQGQQAQMQQPQIQQPQIQQPQIQQPQIQQPQIQQPQIQQPQIQQPQIQQPQIQQPQIQQPQLTSQTSLQPLLPQQTGFYIQQSQVPLEPLKPTATGFVNSFANNGVNKEIKIPAMRLSFITANDQAKFETLFRSIVKPGSNTITGSDCRAILLKSGLQPSQLAKIWALCDTSRAGELLFPEFALAMHLINDVLQGDSIPYELDTKTKNEVSSFIDAINVSIAASANATKTPFDEMITAGMPVMQPQPTGLMPHTSFGMPLQGQMTGGMMNPQSTGYMPQTSFGMPAQVTGGPVMGQTTGGPMMAQTTGGVMMPQTSFGALNAQLTGSNPMQAQITGGYGSMAPNTTGGMMMPQLSFGQGFNQQQAQLQPQATGYYPPSNFNPTVPLVAQKTGFGNNEIYSQANFVNQMGNNNQVLAEEEDVITPNEKSLFYKIFETYDTNNKGVLDSPTAVEIFRKSGLNRGDLEHIWNLCDINNSGQLNRQEFALGMHLVYRKLDGKTLPTKLPPSLVPPSTQILDNLKSQLKTSNSISNNSSSKIDALSYKNNDDADTLPNFKNRRKVYSSKSQEEVNTQKTPTATASVASSENIESKYPAINQASLAAANPVIEQEPLKKPTSQRTSQSAGTTLQDELNAIHSLCDKIGSPKFTTADDNSSIPGTLKERFYSIVYKVPSLFSDIAKVDTDIMSAKIELCKSRNPGGEGTDSERRKAQSRALLKSRMAALTGKSVPETDDGNSSRNEEEIAKIRSESSKNLEIIADIRSSISDISASLKSSLYGKNIGNDNSSFQRWEFGVGLEPEVRKFIERLNAAHISSAQQSASSTVDSSAPSTPSYSQFKTSEDRAAYLKEQAQQRMKKKLAKFGLDRRPGGRSRNNSEVSHKNVDSTPFIEEKNDHSTPVSTPQLITKPVQSGSVERVQPEAQDESGSEDEEEKQLREQLQQLKLKKTAEKQKRKLELRRQLEEAKAEENLSSPDKAKPAESTTQGAQDRISNDKPQFPVNAAPAQNAGTDRQRNPFFKQEPANSATSSFDARAAEAQRRIQRGLDDHSEDEWSDDNDKSGNKVAPAAQNANANAASSTATSQPVSMAPSVPKGPDSVNHIPPPPKLDTKDDGDDDGWSDSDHDDGKNAPLPQTAVPVAPPIPSGFNEPAPNADAAETVNVSVPGAAPPVPVAPPLPFVSTDAVPLAPPPPLVSDVSAPVPAVPTPPPVPNMGSNIPGGIPPPPPLLSSTEGTNEANDDDADLSIPESVSSDEEDTQGPPTTGIPPPPPLP